In Oncorhynchus tshawytscha isolate Ot180627B linkage group LG28, Otsh_v2.0, whole genome shotgun sequence, a genomic segment contains:
- the LOC121841209 gene encoding doublesex- and mab-3-related transcription factor 1-like — MSNVYKPQKSPRNPKCARCRNHGFIVQLKGHSGQCQFLKCNCWKCSLIAERTKIMAFQRRIKKTNKEESALNLTWSRPSDTPVDGTLSGRVENAHQPDTSGVMFPGPGTRTETVIKMPPQRVEEAYGRTYAEMEVPDKSAKDGHGPWITHEPQRKSSPGGGDHGGEDGGYGAPWSGIQDASSAMSRSGPHFPSDYVIAEVGGQRDMYSGEMVAMQFPFKFFSGYPNAYAACPAILVNMPLPPPGPFKVGNGPMGFPHFPAPGPMHYPPEAGPINGGRVPFFAPHPPGSEIRPGSYLDELVLRSHPSPQPSLPKDREHGTSGHPHSNQGSESSSLENASSSQNTV, encoded by the exons ATGTCAAATGTTTACAAACCGCAAAAAAGTCCACGAAACCCAAAGTGTGCCAGATGCAGAAATCATGGATTCATTGTTCAACTCAAGGGACATTCAGGACAGTGTCAATTTCTTAAATGCAATTGTTGGAAATGTTCTCTGATTGCAGAGAGAACGAAAATAATGGCATTTCAAAGACGGATCAAGAAAACTAACAAAGAAGAATCAGCACTTAATTTGACTTGGTCAAGGCCCAGTGATACACCGGTTGATGGCACTTTGAGCGGCCGGGTGGAAAACGCACATCAGCCGGACACATCTGGAGTGATGTTTCCTGGCCCCGGAACACGTACAGAGACAGTCATCAAGATGCCACCACAACGGGTTGAAGAGGCATACGGTAGGACCTATGCGGAGATGGAGGTCCCCGACAAGTCTGCCAAAGATGGCCATGGCCCATGGATCACCCATGAACCGCAGAGAAAGTCCAGCCCTGGAGGTGGTGATCATGGCGGTGAAGACGGTGGTTACGGGGCGCCTTGGAGTGGGATTCAGGATGCGTCTTCAGCGATGAGTCGAA GCGGCCCACATTTCCCCAGCGACTATGTTATAGCGGAGGTTGGCGGTCAGAGAGACATGTACTCTGGAGAAATGGTGGCCATGCAGTTCCCCTTTAAGTTCTTCTCAGGCTACCCGAATGCCTACGCAGCTTGCCCAGCCATTCTGGTGAACATGCCTCTGCCACCACCAGGGCCTTTCAAGGTCGGAAATGGTCCAATGGGTTTCCCTCACTTTCCAGCACCTGGCCCGATGCACTACCCTCCTGAGGCAGGTCCTATAAAC GGTGGCAGAGTGCCATTCTTTGCCCCTCACCCCCCTGGCAGTGAAATTCGTCCTGGAAGTTACCTGGACGAGCTGGTTCTGAGGTCGCATCCGTCACCACAGCCTTCTCTACCTAAGGACAGAGAACATGGAACAA GTGGACATCCCCATAGCAACCAAGGGTCAGAGAGCAGCTCACTGGAAAATGCCTCCTCTTCCCAGAACACTGTGTGA